The proteins below are encoded in one region of bacterium:
- a CDS encoding hydrogenase maturation protease: MNAAAPLLVIGYGNPGRQDDGLGPAFADALARLGLPGVQVDSDYQLNVEDAAAAAACERVLFVDADSAGPAPFSLQRLAPAPDGASFSTHSVRPEAVLALAKGLFGAEPEPWLLGIRGYQFNEFGEGLSAQAARNLAAALDWARDALPRRALAPIRASAADPAATSEEGDA; this comes from the coding sequence ATGAACGCCGCCGCGCCGCTCCTGGTGATCGGTTACGGCAACCCGGGCCGTCAGGACGACGGCCTCGGGCCGGCCTTTGCCGACGCCCTGGCGCGGCTGGGCCTGCCCGGTGTGCAGGTGGACAGCGACTACCAGCTCAACGTCGAGGATGCCGCGGCGGCCGCCGCCTGCGAGCGCGTCCTCTTCGTGGACGCCGACAGCGCCGGTCCCGCGCCCTTCTCGCTGCAGCGCCTGGCGCCGGCGCCCGACGGCGCGAGCTTCAGCACGCACAGCGTCCGCCCGGAAGCCGTGCTGGCGTTGGCCAAAGGTCTCTTCGGTGCCGAGCCCGAGCCCTGGCTGCTGGGGATTCGGGGCTATCAGTTCAACGAGTTCGGCGAGGGTCTGTCCGCGCAGGCTGCGCGCAATCTGGCCGCGGCGCTGGACTGGGCGCGAGACGCGCTGCCGAGGCGCGCCCTGGCGCCGATCCGCGCTTCGGCGGCCGACCCGGCCGCCACGAGTGAAGAGGGTGACGCATGA
- a CDS encoding Ni/Fe hydrogenase subunit alpha — RQEFMAVTGGKPNSLSLAYHWTRMIELLHSGEKIQALLNDPDLQGKDLVVKGQRRAEWAAIVEAPRGTLFHHYRVDAQDRVTMANLIVSTTSNNEPMNRAVQMIAKSYLSGKKEITEGMLNHIEVGIRAYDPCLSCATHALGKMPLEVELRDAAGALLDRRRTA; from the coding sequence CGCGCCAGGAGTTCATGGCCGTCACCGGCGGGAAGCCGAACAGCTTGTCGCTCGCCTACCACTGGACGCGGATGATCGAACTGCTGCACTCCGGCGAGAAGATCCAGGCCCTCCTCAACGACCCGGACCTGCAGGGCAAGGACCTCGTGGTCAAGGGCCAGCGCCGCGCCGAGTGGGCCGCGATCGTCGAGGCCCCCCGCGGCACGCTCTTCCACCACTACCGCGTGGACGCGCAGGACCGGGTGACGATGGCCAACCTGATCGTCTCGACGACGAGCAACAACGAGCCGATGAACCGGGCCGTGCAGATGATCGCGAAGAGCTACCTGAGCGGGAAGAAGGAGATCACGGAGGGGATGCTCAACCACATCGAGGTCGGCATCCGCGCCTACGATCCCTGCCTCTCCTGCGCCACGCACGCGCTCGGCAAGATGCCGCTCGAGGTGGAGCTGCGGGACGCTGCGGGCGCGCTGCTCGATCGGCGGCGGACGGCATGA
- a CDS encoding response regulator, translating to MKDGKTVILCIDDDPDILSYLRIVLESAGYVMAEAPSAEEGLRIYRDCKPDLIIVDLMMEEVDAGTSFVRELRALGNKAPIFMLSSTGDNLAMAIDTTQLGLAGVLQKPVSKERLLNLIKAKLG from the coding sequence ATGAAAGACGGCAAGACGGTTATCCTGTGCATCGATGACGATCCCGACATTCTCTCCTACCTGCGCATCGTCCTCGAGAGTGCGGGCTACGTGATGGCGGAGGCGCCCAGCGCCGAGGAGGGCCTGCGGATCTACCGCGACTGCAAGCCCGACCTGATCATCGTCGACCTGATGATGGAGGAGGTCGATGCGGGCACCAGCTTCGTCCGCGAGTTGCGCGCTCTCGGCAACAAGGCGCCGATCTTCATGCTCAGCTCCACGGGCGACAACCTGGCGATGGCGATCGACACCACGCAGCTCGGGCTGGCCGGCGTGCTCCAGAAGCCGGTCAGCAAGGAGCGCCTGCTCAACCTGATCAAAGCGAAGCTGGGTTAG